One Jannaschia sp. GRR-S6-38 genomic window carries:
- the paaZ gene encoding phenylacetic acid degradation bifunctional protein PaaZ: MSLIEVGSFIAGRWVPPGRDAFVITDAATDAPVARAGDATLDMQAALDHARQLGGPALRALTFHDRARILKALALHLSERKDPLYELSFATGATAKDHLFDIDGGIGTLFVYASKGRREMPDARLYRDGGPEALSRDGSFIGQHVCVPLRGAAVQINAYNFPVWGMLEKFAPAFLAGMPSIVKPATQTCQVTEACVRMMLDSGLLPAGALQLIAGGVGDLLDRLGPQDTLGFTGSAATALKLRGHPGLLRHAVRFTAEQDSLNASILGPDAGPDSPEWDLFLREVTREMTTKAGQKCTAIRRILVPEPHAKTLIEALSAKLGAVHIGDPRDPGTRMGALVSKAQRDDVLAKLDALAGETGRICGDPDAVDGAGAFLPPILLHCADPDGARAVHATEAFGPISTVLPYRDMDHAVALANRGEGSLVASVITHDPEIARQAVEGMGAWHGRIYLNDRSSMAASTGHGAPMPHMIHGGPGRAGGGEEQGGIRGVLHHMQRVAVQGSPDHLSGVTGRFFPGSETHSGPTHPFRRYFEELQPGETITTVPRVITSEDITHFAEFTGDRFYAHMDDAAAARNPFFPGRVAHGYLLLSFAAGLFVDPDEGPVLANTGLDALRFLKPVAPGTAIHATLTVKDKTPRNDEYGEVRWDVTVADAAGDAVATYELLTMVARGDRA; encoded by the coding sequence ATGTCGCTGATCGAGGTCGGAAGTTTCATCGCCGGGCGCTGGGTGCCCCCGGGGCGCGACGCTTTCGTGATCACGGATGCCGCGACGGACGCGCCGGTCGCGCGCGCCGGCGACGCCACGCTCGACATGCAGGCAGCGCTGGATCACGCGCGGCAGCTGGGCGGGCCGGCGCTGCGCGCGCTCACCTTCCACGACCGTGCCCGGATCCTGAAGGCGCTGGCGCTGCACCTGTCGGAGCGGAAGGACCCGCTCTACGAGCTGTCCTTCGCCACCGGCGCCACGGCCAAGGACCATCTCTTCGACATCGATGGCGGCATCGGGACGCTCTTCGTCTACGCCTCGAAGGGCCGCCGCGAGATGCCGGACGCGCGCCTCTACCGCGACGGCGGGCCCGAGGCCCTGTCCCGCGACGGCAGCTTCATCGGCCAACATGTCTGCGTGCCGCTGCGGGGCGCGGCGGTCCAGATCAACGCCTACAACTTCCCCGTCTGGGGCATGCTCGAGAAATTCGCGCCCGCCTTCCTGGCCGGGATGCCGTCGATCGTGAAACCCGCGACCCAGACCTGCCAGGTGACCGAGGCCTGCGTCCGAATGATGCTGGACTCTGGCCTCCTGCCGGCGGGTGCGCTGCAGCTGATCGCGGGCGGGGTGGGCGACCTTTTGGACCGGCTCGGCCCGCAGGACACGCTGGGCTTCACCGGCTCGGCCGCCACGGCGCTGAAGCTGCGGGGCCATCCGGGCCTGCTGCGCCACGCCGTGCGCTTCACGGCCGAACAAGACAGCCTGAACGCCTCGATCCTCGGCCCCGACGCCGGACCGGACAGCCCGGAATGGGATCTGTTCCTGCGCGAGGTGACGCGCGAGATGACGACGAAAGCGGGACAGAAATGCACTGCGATCCGACGCATCCTCGTGCCCGAACCCCATGCGAAGACACTGATCGAGGCCCTTTCGGCCAAGTTGGGCGCGGTCCATATCGGCGATCCGCGCGACCCCGGGACGCGGATGGGGGCGCTGGTTTCGAAGGCGCAGCGCGACGACGTGCTGGCGAAGCTCGATGCGCTCGCGGGCGAGACCGGGCGGATCTGCGGCGATCCGGATGCCGTGGACGGGGCGGGGGCCTTCCTGCCGCCGATCCTGCTGCATTGCGCCGATCCCGACGGCGCGCGGGCCGTGCACGCCACCGAGGCGTTCGGCCCGATCTCGACCGTCCTGCCCTATCGCGACATGGACCACGCTGTCGCGCTGGCCAATCGCGGTGAAGGCAGCCTGGTCGCGTCCGTGATCACCCACGATCCCGAGATCGCCCGACAGGCGGTCGAGGGGATGGGGGCGTGGCACGGGCGCATCTATCTCAACGATCGCAGCTCGATGGCGGCCAGCACGGGTCACGGTGCGCCGATGCCGCACATGATCCATGGCGGCCCCGGGCGCGCCGGCGGCGGCGAGGAGCAGGGCGGGATCCGGGGAGTCCTGCACCACATGCAGCGCGTGGCCGTTCAGGGCAGTCCGGACCACCTCTCCGGCGTGACGGGCCGGTTTTTCCCCGGTTCAGAGACGCATTCCGGACCGACGCACCCCTTCCGGCGCTACTTCGAGGAGCTGCAGCCGGGCGAGACGATCACCACCGTGCCACGTGTGATCACATCCGAGGACATCACCCATTTCGCCGAATTCACCGGCGACCGGTTCTACGCGCACATGGATGACGCCGCCGCCGCGCGGAACCCGTTCTTCCCGGGCCGCGTCGCCCATGGCTACCTGCTCCTCAGCTTCGCCGCCGGGCTGTTCGTGGATCCGGATGAAGGGCCCGTCCTCGCCAATACCGGCCTCGACGCGCTGCGCTTTCTGAAACCCGTCGCGCCCGGCACCGCGATCCACGCGACCCTGACCGTCAAGGACAAGACACCTCGCAACGACGAATACGGCGAGGTGCGCTGGGACGTGACGGTGGCCGACGCGGCGGGGGATGCCGTGGCCACCTACGAGCTTCTGACCATGGTCGCGCGCGGCGACCGGGCGTGA
- a CDS encoding PaaX family transcriptional regulator C-terminal domain-containing protein encodes MSRAALDLLRDRAAPRRVWSVLVTIFGDLAQGPGAGLDGATLRAIGAELEIRPEALRTALHRLRRDGWIESTRTGRTTTHALTPSARAESRAAGRRIYATDAPDACWLVLSPDGTEPRVHLSARGEGFALPVDRPPPDWLRAQSAPPELCDASRDLAQALRRAGPLLDPVALSPAQIAALRTVIVHDWRRILLRASDLPGWAFPPEWQGDACRAEVADLLARLPRPEIARISPR; translated from the coding sequence GTGAGCCGGGCCGCGCTCGACCTGCTCCGCGACCGGGCGGCGCCGCGGCGGGTCTGGTCGGTACTCGTCACCATTTTCGGCGATCTTGCCCAAGGCCCGGGCGCGGGGCTCGACGGCGCGACCCTGCGTGCGATTGGCGCCGAGCTCGAAATCCGGCCCGAAGCGCTGCGCACGGCGCTACACCGGCTGCGCCGCGACGGCTGGATCGAAAGCACCCGGACCGGCCGGACGACCACACATGCCCTGACGCCCAGCGCCCGGGCCGAAAGCCGCGCCGCAGGGCGGCGCATCTACGCGACCGACGCCCCCGACGCCTGCTGGCTGGTCCTCTCGCCGGACGGGACGGAGCCGCGGGTCCATCTGTCGGCCCGGGGCGAAGGCTTCGCCCTGCCCGTCGACCGGCCGCCCCCGGACTGGCTGCGCGCTCAGAGCGCGCCGCCCGAATTGTGCGACGCATCGCGGGACCTGGCCCAGGCGCTGCGGCGCGCGGGCCCGCTGCTCGACCCCGTCGCGCTGTCGCCCGCCCAAATCGCGGCGCTGCGCACGGTCATCGTCCATGACTGGCGAAGGATCCTGTTGCGGGCCTCCGACCTGCCGGGCTGGGCCTTTCCGCCGGAATGGCAGGGCGACGCCTGCCGCGCCGAGGTGGCCGACCTGCTGGCCCGCCTGCCCCGCCCCGAGATCGCGCGGATTTCCCCGCGTTAG
- a CDS encoding L-idonate 5-dehydrogenase, with translation MRAIVIHAAHDLRLEERPDPGPPGPGQVRIRMAAGGVCGSDLHYYNHGGFGAVRLRQPMILGHEVAGHVDALGAGVEGLSEGQLVAISPSRPCGTCEYCLRGQPNQCLNMRFYGSAMPFPHIQGAFRDVLIAEATQCAPADGLSAGEAAMAEPLAVALHALRQAGGLVGKAVLVTGCGPIGLLTVLAARRAGAERIVATDLAGFPLDMARRLGADDGLDLKADPEALRPWQREKGQFDAAFECSGAAPALAGAIAALRPGGVLVQLGLGGDMPVSMQALTAKELSLKGSFRFHAEFHAGVSLMRKGLIDVTPLITHSLPLDAATDAFTIAGDRSQAMKAQIVFGA, from the coding sequence ATGCGCGCCATCGTCATCCACGCCGCCCACGATCTGCGACTGGAGGAGCGCCCCGATCCCGGGCCGCCCGGACCGGGCCAGGTCCGCATCCGGATGGCGGCGGGCGGGGTCTGCGGTTCGGATCTGCATTATTACAACCATGGCGGCTTCGGCGCCGTCCGACTGCGCCAGCCGATGATCCTCGGGCACGAGGTCGCGGGCCATGTCGACGCGCTGGGCGCCGGGGTCGAAGGCCTGTCGGAGGGGCAGCTCGTCGCCATCTCGCCCTCGCGGCCCTGCGGGACCTGCGAATACTGCCTGCGGGGGCAGCCGAACCAGTGTCTGAACATGCGCTTCTACGGCTCGGCCATGCCGTTCCCGCATATTCAGGGCGCGTTCCGCGATGTGCTGATCGCCGAGGCCACGCAATGCGCGCCCGCCGACGGGTTGAGCGCGGGCGAGGCCGCGATGGCGGAGCCGTTGGCGGTCGCGCTGCACGCCCTGCGGCAGGCGGGCGGGCTGGTCGGAAAGGCGGTGCTGGTGACGGGATGCGGACCGATCGGGCTTCTGACGGTGCTGGCCGCGCGCCGGGCGGGGGCGGAGCGGATCGTGGCGACCGACCTCGCGGGCTTCCCGCTCGACATGGCCCGGCGGCTGGGGGCCGATGACGGGCTCGACCTGAAGGCCGATCCGGAGGCGCTTCGACCCTGGCAAAGGGAAAAGGGCCAGTTCGACGCCGCCTTCGAATGCTCCGGCGCGGCACCCGCCCTGGCCGGCGCCATCGCGGCGCTGCGGCCCGGCGGCGTGCTCGTGCAGCTCGGCCTCGGCGGGGATATGCCCGTTTCGATGCAGGCGCTGACGGCGAAGGAGCTGTCACTCAAGGGCAGCTTCCGCTTCCACGCGGAGTTCCACGCGGGCGTGAGCCTGATGCGCAAGGGTCTGATCGACGTGACGCCGCTCATCACCCACAGCCTGCCGCTCGACGCCGCCACGGACGCGTTCACGATCGCCGGGGACCGCAGCCAGGCGATGAAGGCACAGATCGTCTTCGGCGCCTGA
- a CDS encoding SDR family oxidoreductase yields the protein MTLDLFDLSGRRALVTGSGQGIGLALAKGLAGAGAAIVLNGRSRDKLEAAVTDLRAGGATVDLLPFDVTDHEAARAAIDGFEAQTGAIDILVNNAGMQHRAPLQDFPAEAFERLLQTNIASVFHVGQACARHMIGRGAGKIVNIASVQTALARPGIAPYTATKGAVGNLTKGMATDWAQHGLQVNALAPGYFETPLNQALVDDPEFSAWLAKRTPAGRWGRVEELVGACVFLCSAASSFVNGTTLYVDGGITASL from the coding sequence ATGACCCTCGACCTCTTCGATCTGAGCGGACGGCGTGCCCTGGTGACGGGATCCGGGCAGGGCATCGGGCTGGCGCTGGCCAAGGGGCTGGCGGGCGCCGGGGCGGCAATCGTCCTGAACGGGCGCAGCCGCGACAAGCTGGAAGCCGCCGTCACTGATCTGCGCGCCGGCGGTGCGACGGTGGACCTTCTGCCCTTCGACGTGACCGATCATGAGGCCGCGCGCGCGGCGATCGACGGGTTCGAGGCCCAGACCGGCGCGATCGACATCCTGGTCAACAATGCGGGCATGCAGCACCGCGCCCCGCTGCAGGACTTTCCCGCCGAGGCGTTCGAGCGCCTGCTGCAGACCAACATCGCCAGTGTCTTCCACGTGGGCCAAGCCTGCGCGCGCCACATGATCGGGCGCGGGGCGGGAAAGATCGTCAACATCGCCTCGGTCCAGACCGCGCTGGCCCGCCCGGGCATCGCCCCCTACACGGCGACCAAGGGCGCGGTGGGCAACCTGACCAAGGGTATGGCGACCGATTGGGCGCAGCACGGGCTGCAGGTGAACGCGCTGGCGCCCGGCTATTTTGAGACGCCGCTGAACCAGGCGCTGGTCGACGATCCCGAATTCTCGGCCTGGCTGGCCAAGCGCACCCCCGCCGGCCGCTGGGGCCGGGTGGAGGAGCTGGTCGGCGCCTGCGTCTTCCTGTGCTCGGCCGCGTCCAGCTTTGTGAACGGCACGACGCTCTATGTCGATGGCGGGATTACCGCCTCGCTCTAG
- a CDS encoding fumarylacetoacetate hydrolase family protein produces MSYVIPPPEPPSLAVAGRAARFPIRRVFCVGRNYAAHAREMGKDPDREPPFFFMKPGDSVVPAAGVIPYPPETAELHHEVELVVALAAGGRDLSPAQEAGAIWGATVGIDLTRRDLQGAAKAAGRPWDWGKGFDASAPMAPLVPIAEVPALDRGGIWLEVNGTPRQRGDLSEMIWPVLEHVAIISRSMALAPGDLVMTGTPAGVGPLQPGDRVRAGIDGLAELSFEIGARG; encoded by the coding sequence ATGTCCTACGTCATTCCCCCGCCCGAGCCGCCCTCGCTCGCCGTCGCGGGCCGCGCCGCGCGCTTTCCCATCCGGCGCGTGTTCTGCGTCGGGCGCAACTACGCCGCCCATGCGCGCGAGATGGGCAAGGACCCGGATCGCGAACCGCCCTTCTTCTTCATGAAGCCCGGCGATTCGGTCGTGCCTGCCGCGGGCGTGATCCCTTATCCGCCCGAGACCGCCGAGCTGCATCACGAGGTCGAGCTGGTGGTGGCGTTGGCCGCGGGCGGGCGCGACCTGTCGCCCGCGCAGGAGGCGGGCGCGATCTGGGGCGCGACCGTCGGGATCGACCTGACCCGCCGCGATCTGCAGGGCGCAGCCAAGGCCGCGGGCCGGCCCTGGGACTGGGGCAAGGGCTTCGACGCCTCCGCCCCGATGGCGCCGCTGGTGCCGATCGCGGAGGTTCCGGCGCTCGATCGCGGCGGCATCTGGCTGGAGGTGAACGGCACGCCCCGGCAGCGCGGCGACCTGTCCGAGATGATCTGGCCGGTGCTGGAGCATGTGGCGATCATCTCGCGCTCCATGGCCCTGGCGCCGGGCGACCTGGTGATGACCGGCACGCCCGCGGGCGTCGGCCCGCTGCAGCCCGGCGACCGGGTCCGCGCGGGGATCGACGGCCTGGCCGAGCTGTCCTTCGAGATCGGCGCGCGCGGCTAG
- a CDS encoding glycosyltransferase — protein sequence MTVAGWQLFLRYASRHMVLEREGFAMDPADATGLGFVDRITWARGRFRVEGWTRAKTVRLCSPHDAREVAPDLTRADVAAVLGLPGQTALGFTVDLPWQPVDHRLLLTLPDGSRRELELPAFTEADRRAGLRRSLRPFLRAALPALPAAARWLATRDPRARDAVIRRLDLRDAPAGDDRIEASWLGGPDESADGKAPITIVLPVFNAFDLLRECLDRVERHTDLPWHLILVEDCSTDPRIRPWLQAWAARRDPDRVSLVENARNLGFVGAVNRGLALAARRDGDVVLLNSDALVPDGWASRLTAPLADRRVASVTPMSNDAEIFTAPRICRANALRPGQADAIDRRARRLAAPATPIEAPTGVGFCMAMSRRFLARVPQLDTAFGRGYGEEVDWCQRVRRLGGRNVVQPRLFVEHRGGQSFGSEAKRALIRQASALIAARYPRYDAEVQAFIAADPLRTPRLALGIAKLAAGCGAEAVPIFLAHSMGGGAELYLQRLLAEAVEASGGALVLRVGGSPRWRLELHVDGGVIAGASDEIADLHALLAPVSRRHVLYSCGVGERDPVALPDLLRGIAGPAGRITVLMNDYLPLSPSFNLMDQDGTWRGVPDADCTDPAHVARRPGGASVPLRAWRAAWGGLMREAAEIRVFSRSGRDIVASAYPGCAARITIRPHALPHAVPRLPRRPGPEVIGILGNIGPEKGAAALGALSAAAAAARRPEIVLLGNILPGHPLARGTRVHGSYAIADLGPLAAGYGITRWLIPSICPETFSFTTHEALATGLPVHCFDLGAQAEALRGAMARGAPGSLLRLEDGPEAWLAQMVGRSRPAAEKRRA from the coding sequence GTGACCGTGGCGGGCTGGCAGCTCTTTCTGCGCTACGCGTCCCGGCACATGGTGCTGGAACGGGAGGGCTTCGCGATGGACCCCGCGGACGCGACGGGGCTGGGCTTCGTCGACCGGATCACCTGGGCGCGCGGCCGCTTCCGGGTCGAGGGCTGGACCCGCGCCAAGACGGTCCGGCTCTGCAGCCCGCATGACGCGCGCGAGGTCGCGCCGGACCTGACGCGCGCGGATGTCGCCGCGGTGCTGGGCCTGCCTGGGCAGACGGCCTTGGGCTTCACCGTGGACCTGCCCTGGCAGCCGGTCGATCACCGCCTCCTCCTGACGCTGCCCGACGGGTCGCGCCGCGAGCTGGAGCTGCCGGCCTTCACCGAAGCCGACCGCCGGGCCGGGCTGCGCCGCAGCCTGCGGCCCTTCCTGCGCGCCGCGCTGCCCGCCCTTCCGGCCGCCGCGCGTTGGCTCGCCACGCGGGATCCGCGCGCGCGGGACGCGGTGATCCGGCGGCTGGATCTGCGCGATGCCCCTGCGGGCGACGACCGGATCGAGGCGAGCTGGCTGGGCGGCCCCGACGAGAGCGCGGACGGGAAAGCGCCGATCACCATCGTGCTTCCGGTCTTCAATGCCTTCGATCTGCTGCGCGAATGCCTCGACCGGGTCGAGCGGCACACCGATCTGCCCTGGCACCTGATCCTGGTCGAGGATTGCTCCACCGATCCCCGGATCCGTCCCTGGCTGCAGGCCTGGGCCGCGCGGCGCGATCCCGACCGCGTCAGCCTTGTCGAGAACGCCCGCAACCTCGGCTTCGTGGGCGCGGTGAACCGCGGTCTCGCGCTGGCGGCGCGCCGGGACGGGGACGTGGTCCTGCTGAATTCCGACGCGCTGGTGCCCGATGGTTGGGCCAGCCGCCTGACCGCGCCGTTGGCCGATCGCCGCGTCGCCAGCGTCACGCCCATGTCGAACGATGCCGAGATCTTCACCGCGCCCCGGATCTGCCGGGCGAACGCGCTGCGCCCGGGACAGGCCGACGCGATCGACCGCCGCGCCCGGAGGCTGGCCGCGCCTGCCACTCCGATCGAGGCGCCGACCGGCGTCGGCTTCTGCATGGCGATGTCGCGGCGCTTTCTCGCGCGCGTTCCGCAACTCGATACCGCCTTCGGCCGCGGCTATGGCGAGGAAGTCGACTGGTGCCAGCGGGTGCGGCGTCTCGGCGGCCGGAACGTCGTGCAGCCGCGGCTCTTCGTGGAGCACCGCGGCGGCCAGTCCTTCGGCTCCGAGGCGAAGCGCGCCCTTATCCGTCAGGCCAGCGCGCTGATCGCCGCGCGCTATCCCCGGTACGACGCGGAGGTGCAGGCCTTCATCGCGGCCGACCCGCTGCGCACGCCGCGCCTGGCGCTGGGCATCGCGAAGCTCGCCGCCGGATGCGGCGCGGAGGCCGTCCCGATCTTCCTGGCCCACAGCATGGGCGGGGGGGCCGAGCTCTACCTGCAGCGCCTGCTGGCCGAGGCGGTCGAGGCGTCGGGCGGCGCGCTGGTCCTGCGCGTCGGCGGCAGCCCCCGCTGGCGGCTGGAGCTGCATGTTGACGGGGGCGTGATCGCAGGCGCGAGCGACGAAATCGCGGATCTGCACGCGCTCCTGGCGCCGGTGTCCCGGCGGCATGTCCTCTATTCCTGTGGCGTGGGCGAACGCGACCCCGTCGCGCTGCCGGACCTTCTGCGCGGGATCGCGGGCCCGGCGGGCCGCATCACCGTGCTGATGAACGACTACCTGCCGCTCAGCCCCAGCTTCAACCTGATGGACCAGGACGGGACGTGGCGCGGCGTGCCCGATGCCGATTGCACCGATCCCGCCCATGTGGCCCGCCGGCCCGGCGGCGCCTCGGTGCCGTTGCGCGCGTGGCGGGCGGCCTGGGGCGGATTGATGCGCGAGGCCGCCGAGATCCGCGTCTTCTCGCGCTCGGGCCGCGATATCGTGGCGTCCGCCTATCCGGGCTGCGCCGCGCGCATCACGATCCGGCCGCATGCCCTGCCCCACGCAGTGCCGCGCCTGCCCCGGCGGCCGGGCCCTGAGGTCATCGGGATCCTCGGCAATATCGGCCCGGAGAAAGGCGCGGCGGCGCTCGGCGCGCTCAGCGCAGCCGCGGCTGCGGCGCGCAGGCCGGAGATCGTGCTTCTCGGGAATATCCTGCCGGGCCACCCGCTCGCCCGCGGCACCCGCGTCCATGGCAGCTATGCTATCGCCGATCTCGGCCCGCTCGCCGCCGGATACGGCATCACCCGCTGGCTGATCCCGTCGATCTGCCCCGAGACCTTTTCCTTCACCACGCATGAGGCGCTGGCGACCGGGCTGCCGGTGCATTGCTTCGACCTCGGCGCGCAGGCGGAGGCGCTGCGGGGCGCGATGGCCCGGGGCGCGCCGGGCAGCCTGCTGCGGCTCGAGGATGGGCCGGAGGCATGGCTGGCGCAGATGGTCGGGCGGTCCCGGCCCGCGGCCGAGAAACGCCGCGCCTAG
- a CDS encoding ABC transporter permease, translating to MVDFPAPPAPRGRAPGAVRTVTALILREMATGYGRSPGGYLWAVLEPVAAIALLTAIFSLGFSAPALGRNFAIFYATGLLPFLMFTDLAGKVAASLTYSKALLSYPAVTFFDAMLARFLLNLVTQLTVGAVVLGGILLAFETGTAPDLPRILGAAGLVAALGFGLGAINCLLFTLVPLWQRVWSVATRPLFVLSGTLYVFEAVPQPWRDWLWYNPLIHAVGAMRAGFYPYYDAGYVSILYPLGLSLGLSVMALLFLRRHHHALLAR from the coding sequence ATGGTCGATTTTCCCGCTCCCCCCGCCCCGCGCGGCCGCGCGCCCGGCGCGGTCCGGACCGTCACCGCGCTGATCCTGCGCGAAATGGCGACGGGCTATGGCCGCTCGCCCGGCGGTTATCTCTGGGCGGTGCTCGAGCCGGTGGCGGCCATCGCGCTGCTGACCGCGATCTTCTCGCTGGGATTCAGCGCGCCGGCGCTGGGCCGAAATTTCGCGATCTTCTACGCCACCGGGCTTCTGCCCTTCCTGATGTTCACCGACCTGGCCGGAAAGGTCGCGGCGTCGCTGACCTATTCGAAGGCGCTCCTGTCCTACCCGGCCGTGACCTTCTTCGATGCGATGCTGGCGCGGTTCCTGTTGAACCTGGTGACGCAGCTGACGGTCGGCGCGGTGGTGCTGGGCGGGATCCTGCTGGCATTCGAGACGGGGACGGCGCCGGACCTGCCGCGCATCCTGGGGGCGGCGGGACTGGTCGCGGCGCTCGGCTTCGGCCTCGGGGCGATCAATTGCCTGCTCTTTACGCTGGTCCCGCTCTGGCAGCGGGTCTGGAGCGTCGCGACCCGGCCGCTCTTCGTGCTGTCGGGCACGCTCTACGTCTTCGAGGCGGTGCCGCAGCCCTGGCGCGACTGGCTCTGGTACAACCCGCTGATCCACGCGGTGGGGGCGATGCGCGCGGGGTTCTACCCCTATTACGACGCGGGCTATGTCTCGATCCTCTATCCGCTGGGCCTGTCGCTGGGGCTCTCGGTGATGGCGCTGCTGTTCCTGCGGCGCCACCACCACGCGTTGCTGGCGCGCTAG
- a CDS encoding capsule biosynthesis protein gives MNKPVAPAPELRAAARPVPAPRPPVAPAARRGRHVLLALSFVALVLLPAALAGWYLFTRAADQYASRTAFSIRTEEARSAVALLGGIADLSGSGVSDADVLDDFIRSQRMVAEVDAAIDLRAIWSRPADDPVFGYPTPGTIEDLTDHWARMVRVSHDPATGLISIRALAFTPADATAITRAILARSGELVEALSDIAREDALRDARITLDDAVAQLKDARAAVTRFRNRNQLVDPTAESGSRTTLIGQLEQQLAAALIELDLLRERTRDGDPRIAQARLTVGVIEDRIAQERAKLGLGGATGDGAAFADVVGEYERLQVDREFAEQSYTAALAGLEVARAEARRQSRYLAAHIRPTTPESARHPQRILLLGLVALFAAMLWALGTLAIYALRDRR, from the coding sequence ATGAACAAACCCGTCGCCCCGGCCCCCGAACTGCGCGCCGCCGCCCGGCCCGTCCCGGCGCCGCGCCCGCCCGTGGCTCCGGCCGCGCGGCGCGGGCGGCACGTCCTCCTGGCGCTCAGCTTCGTCGCGCTGGTCCTGCTGCCCGCGGCGCTGGCCGGCTGGTACCTCTTCACCCGGGCGGCGGACCAATACGCCTCGCGCACGGCCTTCTCCATCCGGACGGAGGAGGCGCGCTCCGCCGTTGCGCTCCTGGGCGGGATCGCGGACCTGTCGGGCAGCGGCGTCTCGGACGCGGACGTGCTGGACGACTTCATCCGCAGCCAGCGCATGGTGGCCGAGGTCGATGCCGCCATCGACCTGCGCGCGATCTGGTCGCGGCCGGCGGACGACCCGGTCTTCGGCTACCCCACGCCGGGCACGATCGAGGATCTGACCGATCACTGGGCGCGCATGGTCCGCGTCTCGCACGACCCCGCGACGGGGCTGATCTCGATCCGCGCGCTGGCCTTCACGCCGGCGGACGCGACCGCGATCACCCGGGCGATCCTCGCCCGCTCGGGCGAGCTGGTCGAGGCGCTGTCCGATATCGCGCGCGAGGATGCGCTGCGCGACGCGCGGATCACGCTGGACGACGCGGTGGCGCAGCTCAAGGACGCGCGCGCCGCCGTCACCCGGTTCCGCAACCGCAACCAGCTGGTCGATCCCACCGCCGAATCGGGCAGTCGCACGACCCTGATCGGCCAGCTGGAGCAACAGCTCGCCGCCGCGCTGATCGAGCTCGACCTGCTGCGCGAACGCACCCGCGACGGCGATCCGCGCATCGCCCAGGCCCGGCTGACCGTCGGGGTTATCGAGGACCGCATCGCGCAGGAGCGCGCGAAGCTGGGCCTCGGCGGCGCCACCGGCGACGGCGCGGCCTTCGCCGACGTGGTGGGCGAATACGAGCGGCTGCAGGTCGACCGCGAATTCGCCGAGCAATCCTACACCGCCGCGCTGGCCGGGCTGGAGGTCGCGCGCGCAGAGGCGCGGCGGCAGAGCCGCTATCTCGCCGCCCATATCCGGCCGACCACGCCCGAATCGGCCCGCCATCCGCAGCGGATCCTGCTGCTGGGGCTGGTCGCTCTGTTCGCCGCAATGCTCTGGGCGCTCGGCACGCTCGCCATCTACGCGCTGCGCGACCGGCGCTGA
- a CDS encoding ABC transporter ATP-binding protein, which produces MIALDGVSMRFRTGGRETVVADRIRAVFPTGRAVALLGRNGAGKSTLLRIIAGTMRPSAGRVRSDGTVSWPVGFGGAFHPDMTGAQNARFIARVYGVDTGGMLDYVEDFARLGDKLYQPVRGYSAGMRARLAFATSMAVRFDTYLVDEVTAVGDADFRARSEAVLGARMRAASAIVVSHSMPLLRRLCDAGAVLEDGQLRYFDDLDAAIALHQRQMAVA; this is translated from the coding sequence ATGATCGCGCTCGACGGGGTCAGCATGCGCTTCCGGACCGGCGGGCGCGAGACGGTGGTCGCCGACCGGATCCGCGCGGTCTTCCCGACCGGCCGGGCGGTGGCGCTTCTGGGGCGCAACGGCGCGGGGAAGTCCACGCTTTTGCGGATCATCGCGGGCACGATGCGGCCCTCGGCGGGCCGGGTCCGCTCCGACGGCACGGTGTCTTGGCCGGTGGGTTTCGGCGGCGCCTTCCACCCCGACATGACCGGCGCGCAGAACGCGCGGTTCATCGCGCGGGTCTACGGCGTCGATACCGGCGGGATGCTGGATTACGTGGAGGATTTCGCCCGTCTCGGGGACAAGCTCTACCAGCCGGTGCGCGGCTACTCCGCCGGGATGCGGGCCCGCCTGGCCTTCGCCACCTCGATGGCCGTGCGCTTCGACACCTATCTCGTGGACGAGGTCACGGCGGTCGGCGATGCCGATTTCCGCGCCCGCTCCGAGGCGGTGCTGGGGGCGCGGATGCGCGCCGCCTCCGCCATCGTCGTCTCGCATTCCATGCCGCTGCTGCGCCGCCTCTGCGACGCGGGCGCGGTGCTCGAGGACGGGCAGCTTCGCTATTTCGACGATCTCGACGCGGCCATCGCCCTTCACCAGCGGCAGATGGCGGTCGCCTGA